The sequence GGATCCCAAAGCGAGAAGCCATTGATGCGATTGCCAGGTTCGAACTTTTACCCCGGGGCTTATACAGCGGCAGCGTTCTTGTTACCGACCACAATGGTTACTTCGACGCGGCACTCGTACTGAGGACGGCCTACAAGCACCAGTCAGTTTCTTTACTACAAGCTGGCGCTGGTATTATAGGCTTATCAACCCCCGAAAGAGAGTGGGAAGAAACCGGTGAAAAGATGGCCTGTGTACTCGATCATTTAGTATTTGAAAAAGAACAAGAAAAGCACCACCTTGCCACCGATACCGTGCCCGTTGATAGCATCCTTTGCGAGGAAAAGTCATGAACTCGATATCTGATATCTTAAGTGCAGTGGATGATTTACTGCATGGATTTGAGCCTTCCCCCCCATCTCTGGCACGCTGCTACACCGAAGCACAGATTTGGGATAACGCCCCCCTTTGGGCAATATTAAGCCAAGGGGCACAACATCATGCAGACAAAGTGGCGATTAAAGATGCAGTACGTGAGCTGACCTACCGTCAGTTACTCGAGCAAGCCGATGGGATCGCCAAGCGCTTCCAAGAAGATGGATTGGTCATGGGCGATCGCGTGGTCATTCAACTGAGCAACACGTGTTACTTTGCCATCGCCTTTTTTGCCGCTCAGCGAGCAGGGCTGGTCCCCGTAATGGCACTGCCAGCTCATGGGCTCGCAGAAATAAGCCATTTTTTCGCAGTCTCTCAGGCCAAAGGATACATCTGTGAACGTATCCTAGAGTCACCTGAGTCTTTGGAAATTGCGGACACACTGAGCATGAGCGACAATTCGTTGACTCATATTTATGCCATCAAGCATCACGGCAAATATCTCGCCTTTCACCCCTCATCTCAACCCGGCTTTACTCCGCCAAAGGTAATCCCTGAACATCCGGCATTATTTTTGGTATCCGGTGGAACCACTGGGCTCCCCAAACTTATCCCACGTACGCACAACGATTATCTGTTCAACATTCGAAGTTGCGTCGAAGTTAGCGATATCACGGCAAACGACATCTACCTCGCGGTTTTGCCCGCCGCACACAACTTTACACTGGGTTGCCCTGGCCTATTAGGCGCATTATCAAAGGGGGGACAAGTGATCTTTTCGACCCAAGCGGGGCCTGATCATTGTTTCGATTTAATTGAAAACCACTCGATCACAGCGACAGCGCTTGTGCCTGCATTGGCTCAGTTGTGGACCGAAGCGAGCGAGTGGGAGACGGCAGACCTGTCCAGTCTCAGATTGATGCAAGTCGGTGGTTCAAAGCTGGCTTATAGCGACGCATTAGCGATTCAAACCGCCTTTCCTAAGGTATTGCAGCAAGTTTTCGGCATGGCAGAAGGCTTAATCGCTTGCACCCGATTAGGCGACGCGCCGGCAATCATCGCGGCCAAACAAGGTTGCCCGGTCAGCAAGTGGGATGAAATCCGAATCGTCGATAACGCAGGAAATCCAGTAGCCATCGGCGAAGAAGGCGAACTGCTTACCCGTGGCCCTTATACGCTTCGCGGCTATTATCGAGCACCGAAACACAATCAAGTTACATTCACCGATGACGGTTTTTACCGAAGTGGAGACAAAGTGAGAATGGATGAAGATCGATATATCACGGTCACTGGCCGGATAAAAGATGTAATTAACCGTGCGGGGGAAAGCATTGCCACCGATGAGATTGAAGCGCATCTACTCTGCCACCCAGAGATAGCTCAGGTTGCCGTCGTTCCTGTTGCCGATACTCATTTGGGCGAACGTATCGGCGTAGCTTTAGTCTGTAAAGGCGAGCCTTTGACGCTGCAGAACATTCGCCATTTTCTGAAATCTAAAAATCTCGCTGCATTTAAAATGCCAGACGAATTGCACCTCGTGCACTCCCTTCCTAAAACCGCGGTCGGGAAAATAGACAAAAAAAGCGTACCGGGCCCTAATGGAAAACCTTGGATGCTCAACACGTATCGTTAATCTATAGCCCTAGGTAATAAAAAGAGCCTAGCTTGCAAGCTAGGCTCTTTTTATTGATATATACAGCAAGCTAAATGCTTTAAGTTTGATATAGCCACATATACACTCCTGTTATGCCACCTGACCCGCTTGCCATAATTGACGGTAACCAGAATGGGTTATCACCAATTCATGGTGATAACCCATTCCAATGATCTGCCCACTCTCCATAAAGTAAATCCTATCTGTATCTCGAATGGTATCTAACCGATGCGCCACAGAGATCACCGTTTTACCTTTAGATAGCTTTTCAATCGAATCCAACACTTGCGCTTGTGTACGATAATCCAGTGCTGAAGTAATTTCATCCAATAATAACACTGGTGCATCATGAAGTAAGGCGCGGGCAATAGACAACCTTTGACGCTCTCCACCAGATAGTTGATTGCCGTTCTCCCCAATCAATGTGTCTATACCCTCTGGCAATTTGGCAATAAGAGGGCTTAATCCGGCCGCCTCAACAGCCTCAAAAAGCGTTTTTTCCACAGCTTCTGGCTTGGCTAATAGTAAGTTATCCCGCAGGCTGCCGCCAAGTAACTGAACATCTTGAGTCACGTAAGAGATATGGCGATACCACTGCCGAGTCCCTATTTCATCGAAGGATTTCTTGCCCAACGACAGCCTGCCTTTACTGGGTATATGAAAGGCGGCGATTAAATCCAACAAGGTTGACTTTCCAGATCCACTTTTACCGACCAGTGTAATATGCTCACCCTGCGCAATATCAAGATTGATGCCCTTTAGCACCGTCGTATTATCTATGGTTAGGTCAACATTGGTCAAAGAGAGGTTAAATGTACAAGGCTTAGTGCCTTCCTCCTGCTGTTGAGGCATTTGAGTAAGCTGCTGTAAACGGCTGGCGGCTTTGAGCATATACCTGAGTAATGCCGCGTAAACGGTCATTCGTGCCAATGGCCGAATACAAGCAACTGTCGCAATGATCACGATGAGAAATTGGGGAAGACTTAACAAGCCTTCATTGATAAACCAGAGACAAAGCGCCAGATTGAGCACTAACGCAAGCTCTAGGATTAGCGTAGCCATGAGTACCCCCATCCCGCCGGCCCACTCTAAACCCAGCCCATCATGCCTTTGTTGCTCAATTTTATCGCATAATGGCTTAGCCAATTTGTGGCTTTGAGCAAACCCACGCAACATAGGTAAGCAATCAATATACTCAAGCAGCTGGTTGGCACTCTCCATATTGGAATGATGATAATGATCCGCTTGGTCGCTAAATTTTTTCTCTGCCATAATTAAGGCACCGATCGCCAGGAGAAAGACACTTAGCATCGCCAGCGCTATCTGAGGTTGAATCCAGAACAACATCGTCATCATGGAGATAGGAATAACCCAAGCTGCGACAAAATCTGCCAATATATGACTAAAAATGTCTTCAAATTGCTTCAGATCTGATGTGAGCAACTTCATCTTCTCCCCCAAGCCCTTGCCTTTTAAACAGGCAAGTGGTTGACGACGGATATCGGTTAACAGTTGGCTGCGCAGGTGATGAGTGATCTCATATGCGCCCAAAAAGCTTTGCTTAGCACTTTGACCTAACACCCACTGCAGGACAATAACTGAGAAAGCTAAGAGAAGCATATGGCTAACAGACAAGGTATAAAGGGAAAGTATGAAAGCAAATAGCATCAACCAAATGGCGAGAGGCATGATTTCAGTGGCTATTTTTCCTGATAAGCCAAACCAGAATTGGCGAGTTTGCGCACCACTATGAACAAATAATTGTCTCATTTTATCCAAGGGACACCTCCTCAACATTGCCTGCGATAATATTCAAACGCACATCAACCTGCTTAACTTGCCGAGGGCGATGACTAATAATCAACTGGATCTGATTAGGGGAATATTGGCGCAGCCCGGCTAATACCGTTTGTTCCGATAATTGATCTAAGTGTGCAGTCGCTTCATCTAAGATCAGAATGGGCGTTTTGGCCAACGCCGCTCTCAAGATAGCCAAACGTTGCATTTCGCCGCCACTGAAGCATCGACTCACTTCTCCAACATCACAACTCAGCAGTTCCGGAAGATCAGCAACTAAGTCCTTAAGACCCAATAAATCCAATAAAGACCATATTTCATCATCTTTAATCACCCGTTTAGCAAGTGCCAAATTATCACGCAACGTCCCAGAGAAAAATGTGACCTCTTGATCCACCACTGCAATATAACGGCTTCGGCTTTCATCATCTAAATCCGTGACAAAACCTTTATTGATTTTCCAACCACCATGTTTTGGAGTTAGCGATCCGGAAAGTGTCGATAAAAGTGTACTTTTCCCGGCACCAGAGTCCCCCTCAATAAGCACTCTTTGCCCAGGCAAAAAGGAGAGATTCACGTTTTCAAATACCCGTGACGCGCCGCGAGTGACCATCAAGTTTTCGCAAGATAGTTGTTGTAAATCTTGGTCATAAACCACTTCGCTCTGCTCTTTGGCATGACAAAAAGGTAATATGCGATCGATAGAGACAATTGATTGTTGAATTTGTGAAAACACCTGAGTCAGATCCAACCAAGGCTTAAGAATACCTGCGCTAATACAAACCACCATCATGAGGTCAACCAACGTCAGTTGCCCCATATTATTCAGCGCAATGGCAACCGGTACCACCAAGATCAAGGATATTTGAGCCAGTGTCACAAAAGTTACCCATGCCCCCACCATTTTCTTGGTATAGCCCGATACCATCGTATTGTGTGAATGGATTGTGCGACTGAGCTCGAGATAAGAGTTCGCATCAACGGCAAACAGTTTCATGACGCCAATACTACGAAGAAACTCCAATTGAGCTTGGTGCATATTCGACACAATTTGGGTATATTTCTCTTGGCGTGTTGCGAAGCCACGCATCATCAAAAACTGAGCACTCAACGCCAAAGGCAATGGTGCCAGCGCAATAAGCGCTATCCGCCAATCAATATAAAAAAGGAACACTGTCATAAAGAATGGCATCAAGACCCCGTTGATAATATCGGTGCCATGATGGGCAATGAGCGGCTCTAAACTCTGACAATCATCTGAAATGCGTTTTTCAATATCGCCCCTTTTCAGACTTCGCAGCTTGTCTATCTTCATATCCGCCAAAGCAAGCACCATATGTTGCCTTATTTTTTGAATAATGTGATAGGCAGCCAAATGGGCATACCACACAGCCAACGTATACAAAGCATAACGGGCCATCAAGGCTGCTGCCATGACAACTAGATACTCATAGGGAGATTGTTGGTCATAGATAGCCTGAACAAAAAAGTATAGGCATAACCAAGGCACCATTTCGACCATACTGCACAGGACTGCACACCCGATTGAGAGCCGTACTCTGCGCAGCTCCCATGACAGCATAGCCTTGAATGCTGTCATGCGGCTCATATCATTTGAAAGCAACATAAATACTCCACAAAAATAGGAATCATTTTCGCTTTCTTGGTGACGGATAACTAACGAGATCAGGCATTAATGTAATGCTATCGGGCATTATTTACCGAACTCGTTTATTGAGCTCAGTTACAAAGATAGGCTTTCAGCTAAGTGCCACCAGATTTTAGATCTACAATCTGGCAGCACTCGTTAAGTATCGACTATTTTCCGATGACATATTTATCGCTGGGTTCAGCATTAAGCCCCAGAAATAGAAAGTGAGCATTAAAAAAGGCGATGGAAATTAGATGATTAGTATACTTTCAGTAAGTTAAAAAATTAAACTCGGATTCAAGTTTAACCGTTATCTTTTAAAGATAACCAGAGAGCCCTAGGATACAGTTTTACTTTTTTAGCATGATGAACATCATCGACTTTTTATTTTCATTATCACTGTTTTGCCTCGTAAGTAATATTAATTTGGCAGCTAAAATGGCTTTTGGTAATAGGTACAAATGCCCTACCTGAAAATATCATTCAGATAAGCACCGTGGCTTTCTTTTTAGTTCTCTTAGCTCTTTTAAGTCATAATTGAGAACTAAAACTTCAATCGAAGAGACAAATACTCAGGTATGAATGTGGCTGGGCCATCAGTGACAAGATGAGGTATCACGAAGTGATACTCTTCGAACGTACCAGCTTGTTATCCCATAAATTACAAGCCATTGTGGTACTGCAACACCGTCGATTTCGGCACCATATTGTCTAGGCTTGTGACCACATTAGATTGGCCGCTGAGGAGTAACTCAAACTGTTGGATTAGCTGCACCTTATCAGGTGATGGCTTATTTCCGGCGCCAATATTGGTTAAATCAATCATGAAGCCATCAAAAAGATGAGCCAGATCCTCAATGATCTCAGTATTTAAGAATTGGTCTTGATTATAAATACTTGGATAGCCTGCTTTTTGCTTATCGATAGCAAACTCATCACCTTTAAGGTTGGTGATGCTGGTCGATTTATCGCAAGACAGCATACAACCATTGTCGATACGCGGCTTTTCACAACCCACACTTTGCTGGAAGAAGCACTGTCTGCTCGCCATAAGCAAAATAGGATGATAGATGCTGTATAGCATTTTGAAATTTGCAGGTCGTGCAATATGTTTAATTTGATTCTGATTGATTTCGTTAGAAATGAAGGCGCCGTGACAATCAAACTGCTCTTGCATGGCCAATAATGCATAAGAATTGGTGGTGTTTAAAAACGGACCCGCAATCCATTTAATCCCGAGCTCAAAGGCACGATTGGCGATACCGGTATTATTGGTGACAATAAGCTCAGGTTGCACTTGCTCTAAAATATTCAGCGCGGCATCAAAATCTTTACCTATCAGCACTGATGAGAACCAAGGGATTAGACGCGGGTTTTGTTTGAAAAAATCAACATACTTAGTACAGCCGCGCTTATAGGCATCGGGTAACTTAAAGTAAATGTCCGCATCGGTAAAATCGGCAAGGGCGATATCAGCCTCATCGCAGATCAAGATAGACAGTTTAGGTCTGTGTGTTTCAGGCTTGGGATACCTCGCCAGTTTAGGTAATTCAACGGCTGGTAACACGGGGGTTTCATGGTTAAGTTGCAATAGCACTTGCTTCTTTAATCTCGTCAGCTCCTTAAAAGGAATGCTAAGGCCGGCAGCTAAATCATCAGTGACGAACTGCTGTAGGTCGAACTCTGCATTATTTAAACTCTTAAATCGCTTCTCAATCGCACTGTCATCAATGCTGGCATCATCACTAATCGTCAGCAGACTAGGAGACTGCACAGTAAAGGTTTTATCCTCTAACTGAGTTTGGCCAACAATAAAGTCTTGAGTGCTCACGGTAATTGATAACGGCTGGCCCAATTGACCCGAAAAAGCCAATGCCAGTGGCAGTTTATCTATACTTAGATGCTTAATTTTATCGTTGACAGACGCTTGAATCTGGCTCTTTTCTACCTGTAATTCTTGCTCCGCATCATGAATTTGTACTACCGAAATAGACTTAAAACCATTATGAGTGAGCTTGTCTCTAAGGTGGTTTTTCGAGTTATCACGGGGATTATCGATAAACATCGACTGATTCAAGTCCCCCTTTAGAAAGGAATTGGTCAGATCGCGGTTGAATACCTTATAGAGGCGTTCACCATCTTCAAGCAGCTCTCCAGTAGCGAGAAAGCCATCAATCTGCTTACGAAAGCTGTCTATTACTGTATGGACGTAACTTGCGCCCTTTATACGGCCCTCTACCTTAAACGAATGAACACCAGCTTCTATCAATGCAGGCAGATCGAAAAACGCCGAGTTATCTTTGATATTGAGCGGAAAATTATGACCTGACTCAGTGATTTCATACTCTTCACGGCAAGCTTGACTACAACGGCCGCGGTTACCTGAATTACCCACACTGGCTGATGTGGAATAACATAATCCTGAGAACGCAATACATAAGGAACCATGTACAAACACCTCAGTGGTGATATTGTTTTCACGACCCGTCGCGGTTAATGCAGCAATCTCACGTAAATTAAGCTCTCTCGACAAATTAACTCGTGAGGCGCCTAACTTCTTCAAGAAAGGAATTTGACCAACATTATGGGTTGTTAGCTGGGTCGATGCGTGAATGTCTAATGTTGGAAAATGTTTTGTGAGTAAATGGAACATACCAATATCTTGCACAATCACACCGTCTAATGTGGTATTAACCAACTTACTTAGTAGCTTGGCCAGTGACTTAAACTCATTTTCTAAAATAACAATATTCAATGTAAGAAATATCTGACATTGATACTGGTGTGCTAGACGAATGATACCAACAAGTTCCTCAAAGGAAATATTAGCAGCACGGTTACGAGCATTGAAAGTATCTAAGCCACAATATACGGCGTCGGCTCCGGCAATAATCGCCGCTTTTATCGCATCAACATCCCCGCCTGGTGCTAATAATTCAATCTTTGGATCCATGGTTACAACTTGTTGGTAGACATTTTATGGGGGGATGGTACCCGTATAGTTTGCTAATGAATATCGTTAAAGTAAATTATCTGCAATTGTTAGTGATAACTGAAGCAAAACTCACGCGACAGGCAGTACAGTAGAAACATCCAAGGTATTTCGATCTTGTACTCTCTAGACAATAAAGCTCAATAAAACAACAGAAGATACTGCTACTAACTAGTTATCCATGCCAAATTGACATAAGTGTTCCAGACACAAAAAAGGGAGCCTAGGCTCCCTTCGTTATGTTTAGCACTTTAGCGATAAAGTACCTCACATTTTACGTAACTTTCAGGTTGAAGGTTACTTATACTTTCTCATGACCAAGGTTGCATTCGTGCCACCGAAACCGAAACTGTTACTCATAACAGTATTGAGTTCAGCCTTCTGGTATTCAGTCACCACAGGCATGCCTTCGGCTTTCTCGTCCAGGTTATCAATATTGATACTCGGCGCGATAAAGCTGTTTTCCATCATGATCAAGCTGTAAATTGCTTCGTGAGCACCGGCTGCGCCGAGTGCATGACCCGTCAGAGACTTGGTCGATGCGATGGCTGGCAAGTTATCACCGAAGGTTTCACGTAGCGCTTCAAGCTCACGCATGTCACCGACAGGCGTCGATGTACCGTGAGTGTTGATGTAATCAATAGGCGTATCGACATCGGCAAGGGCCATTTGCATACAACGTACTGCGCCTTCTCCCGATGGAGCAACCATGTCATAGCCATCTGATGATGCGCCATAACCGATGATTTCTGCGTAAATTTTCGCGCCACGTGCTAACGCGTGCTCAAGCTCTTCAACAACCACGATTCCGCCGCCACCTGAGATAACGAAACCATCACGGTCTGCATCATAGGTACGAGACGCTTTTTCAGGCGTATCATTGTACTTGGTAGACAGTGCTCCCATGGCATCGAAGCCCATAGTCAGAGTCCAATCAACCTCTTCAGCGCCACCAGCGAAGACCATATCTTGCTTACCCATCTGAATAAGCTCTGCGGCATGGCCAATACAGTGAGCACTGGTTGCACAGGCAGAACTGATTGAATAGTTCATGCCTTTAATCTTAAACGGCGTCGCTAAGCAAGCACTCGCAGTGCTAGACATGATGCGCGGTACTATATACGGACCTACACGCTTAACGCCTTTCTCGCGTAATACATCTGCGGCTTGTACCTGGTTAGCCGATGACGCGCCACCTGTTCCGGCTATGATACCGACACGAGGATCTGAATACTGCTCTTCAATTAAACCAGCATCTTTGATGGCTTCAGCCATTGCAACATAGGCATAGGCCGCGGCTTTGCCCATAAAGCGTAGTGCTTTACGGTCAATATGTTCTTTCGGGTCTAACGTGATATCGCCCCAAACATGGCTGCGAAGTTTCATTTCTTCAAACTGAGCAGAGTGGGTAATACCACTTCGGCCAGCTTTCAGGGACTCAGTGACTTCTTGCTTATTGTTACCAATACTTGAAACTACGCCAAGTCCGGTGATCACGACTCTTTTCATTATTTCTTTCCATTTAGTACATTTAGTACTTTCAGTACCAATTTTGCTGCGGCAATAATATCGCTTTTAGCACAATTAAGTGGTCAGCTTTCCATAAACACGGGTAAAATAATGCCTAAAGTGAGACACAGAGTAAATTCATTGACCCAAGAACATGAAGAAAAAACACTAAATAGCCGTATTTATAGTCATTTTAACTCTTTTCTTACACAATTAGCTAAAATGTATCCTGAAAAAAATAAGTTATCGATAGGGCAAATTGGACTCTGTGATGCACAGCAACTGATATCGGTCATCTTACTGCAACAAAAATCCATGGCGGATACTCGCTTGCATATGCAGATTTTCGAATCTGACTTATCGGCCGTTGAGCGCATAAATCTCGAACTCACAGCACTTCAAACTCAGCATAGAGAGTGCAAAGAACTGGCCCATACCGATTCAGTTCTAGACT is a genomic window of Shewanella psychrophila containing:
- a CDS encoding (2,3-dihydroxybenzoyl)adenylate synthase is translated as MNSISDILSAVDDLLHGFEPSPPSLARCYTEAQIWDNAPLWAILSQGAQHHADKVAIKDAVRELTYRQLLEQADGIAKRFQEDGLVMGDRVVIQLSNTCYFAIAFFAAQRAGLVPVMALPAHGLAEISHFFAVSQAKGYICERILESPESLEIADTLSMSDNSLTHIYAIKHHGKYLAFHPSSQPGFTPPKVIPEHPALFLVSGGTTGLPKLIPRTHNDYLFNIRSCVEVSDITANDIYLAVLPAAHNFTLGCPGLLGALSKGGQVIFSTQAGPDHCFDLIENHSITATALVPALAQLWTEASEWETADLSSLRLMQVGGSKLAYSDALAIQTAFPKVLQQVFGMAEGLIACTRLGDAPAIIAAKQGCPVSKWDEIRIVDNAGNPVAIGEEGELLTRGPYTLRGYYRAPKHNQVTFTDDGFYRSGDKVRMDEDRYITVTGRIKDVINRAGESIATDEIEAHLLCHPEIAQVAVVPVADTHLGERIGVALVCKGEPLTLQNIRHFLKSKNLAAFKMPDELHLVHSLPKTAVGKIDKKSVPGPNGKPWMLNTYR
- a CDS encoding ABC transporter ATP-binding protein yields the protein MRQLFVHSGAQTRQFWFGLSGKIATEIMPLAIWLMLFAFILSLYTLSVSHMLLLAFSVIVLQWVLGQSAKQSFLGAYEITHHLRSQLLTDIRRQPLACLKGKGLGEKMKLLTSDLKQFEDIFSHILADFVAAWVIPISMMTMLFWIQPQIALAMLSVFLLAIGALIMAEKKFSDQADHYHHSNMESANQLLEYIDCLPMLRGFAQSHKLAKPLCDKIEQQRHDGLGLEWAGGMGVLMATLILELALVLNLALCLWFINEGLLSLPQFLIVIIATVACIRPLARMTVYAALLRYMLKAASRLQQLTQMPQQQEEGTKPCTFNLSLTNVDLTIDNTTVLKGINLDIAQGEHITLVGKSGSGKSTLLDLIAAFHIPSKGRLSLGKKSFDEIGTRQWYRHISYVTQDVQLLGGSLRDNLLLAKPEAVEKTLFEAVEAAGLSPLIAKLPEGIDTLIGENGNQLSGGERQRLSIARALLHDAPVLLLDEITSALDYRTQAQVLDSIEKLSKGKTVISVAHRLDTIRDTDRIYFMESGQIIGMGYHHELVITHSGYRQLWQAGQVA
- a CDS encoding ATP-binding cassette domain-containing protein, translated to MLLSNDMSRMTAFKAMLSWELRRVRLSIGCAVLCSMVEMVPWLCLYFFVQAIYDQQSPYEYLVVMAAALMARYALYTLAVWYAHLAAYHIIQKIRQHMVLALADMKIDKLRSLKRGDIEKRISDDCQSLEPLIAHHGTDIINGVLMPFFMTVFLFYIDWRIALIALAPLPLALSAQFLMMRGFATRQEKYTQIVSNMHQAQLEFLRSIGVMKLFAVDANSYLELSRTIHSHNTMVSGYTKKMVGAWVTFVTLAQISLILVVPVAIALNNMGQLTLVDLMMVVCISAGILKPWLDLTQVFSQIQQSIVSIDRILPFCHAKEQSEVVYDQDLQQLSCENLMVTRGASRVFENVNLSFLPGQRVLIEGDSGAGKSTLLSTLSGSLTPKHGGWKINKGFVTDLDDESRSRYIAVVDQEVTFFSGTLRDNLALAKRVIKDDEIWSLLDLLGLKDLVADLPELLSCDVGEVSRCFSGGEMQRLAILRAALAKTPILILDEATAHLDQLSEQTVLAGLRQYSPNQIQLIISHRPRQVKQVDVRLNIIAGNVEEVSLG
- a CDS encoding peptidase U32 family protein, with the translated sequence MDPKIELLAPGGDVDAIKAAIIAGADAVYCGLDTFNARNRAANISFEELVGIIRLAHQYQCQIFLTLNIVILENEFKSLAKLLSKLVNTTLDGVIVQDIGMFHLLTKHFPTLDIHASTQLTTHNVGQIPFLKKLGASRVNLSRELNLREIAALTATGRENNITTEVFVHGSLCIAFSGLCYSTSASVGNSGNRGRCSQACREEYEITESGHNFPLNIKDNSAFFDLPALIEAGVHSFKVEGRIKGASYVHTVIDSFRKQIDGFLATGELLEDGERLYKVFNRDLTNSFLKGDLNQSMFIDNPRDNSKNHLRDKLTHNGFKSISVVQIHDAEQELQVEKSQIQASVNDKIKHLSIDKLPLALAFSGQLGQPLSITVSTQDFIVGQTQLEDKTFTVQSPSLLTISDDASIDDSAIEKRFKSLNNAEFDLQQFVTDDLAAGLSIPFKELTRLKKQVLLQLNHETPVLPAVELPKLARYPKPETHRPKLSILICDEADIALADFTDADIYFKLPDAYKRGCTKYVDFFKQNPRLIPWFSSVLIGKDFDAALNILEQVQPELIVTNNTGIANRAFELGIKWIAGPFLNTTNSYALLAMQEQFDCHGAFISNEINQNQIKHIARPANFKMLYSIYHPILLMASRQCFFQQSVGCEKPRIDNGCMLSCDKSTSITNLKGDEFAIDKQKAGYPSIYNQDQFLNTEIIEDLAHLFDGFMIDLTNIGAGNKPSPDKVQLIQQFELLLSGQSNVVTSLDNMVPKSTVLQYHNGL
- the fabB gene encoding beta-ketoacyl-ACP synthase I encodes the protein MKRVVITGLGVVSSIGNNKQEVTESLKAGRSGITHSAQFEEMKLRSHVWGDITLDPKEHIDRKALRFMGKAAAYAYVAMAEAIKDAGLIEEQYSDPRVGIIAGTGGASSANQVQAADVLREKGVKRVGPYIVPRIMSSTASACLATPFKIKGMNYSISSACATSAHCIGHAAELIQMGKQDMVFAGGAEEVDWTLTMGFDAMGALSTKYNDTPEKASRTYDADRDGFVISGGGGIVVVEELEHALARGAKIYAEIIGYGASSDGYDMVAPSGEGAVRCMQMALADVDTPIDYINTHGTSTPVGDMRELEALRETFGDNLPAIASTKSLTGHALGAAGAHEAIYSLIMMENSFIAPSINIDNLDEKAEGMPVVTEYQKAELNTVMSNSFGFGGTNATLVMRKYK